In Patescibacteria group bacterium, the genomic window TAATGTAGTTAATAGTAACTTTCTTTTTGGAATTTGCCAGAATACTTCTTGAAATTTTATTTATATGACTTTTATATTTTTTAATAAAAATTTTCTGGCTATTAGGACGTTCATTTATTATATTGATAATCTCACTCCCAACCATTATTAATTTACCTAATTCCTCAAAACTAATAACACCAAGCACATATGCTCTTGAATATCTTTTATTATTAAATAATATCTTTGCTTCTTCATATAAATTAACAGCATTTTTATATACTAAAAACATGCCATCAATAGTTTTTTTAATATTTTTTTTATTCATAAAAAATTAATAATATTCTAAAATGGAGCTATTATTAAGTATAGTAATTAAGAATTGTCTATTTTTTCCTATTATAAGGAGATTGGTTTACTGGTTTCAGACTAATATTTTTTTCAGAAGCTTTTGTGCGGACAGCTCCGGGTGTTCTACCAAGTTTTAATCCTATAACTCTAGTAGGGGTATTTTTTCTAGCTAGACTTCTTAATCTACTAACTTCTTTAGTAGCCCAAACTTTCCCAGTATTTCTATTATATTTTGCCACTATTTTTCACCTTCTTTCTTTTTAAAATTTTTAACCATTTCTTGAGAGTCGCAATGGGGACATTGTTGTATAGGTTGACCATCATCGTTTATTTCAAAATTTTCTTCACAATTACCACATCTTACTTCTGATTTTTGATTTAATTTCATAAATTTTACCTTTAATTAGTTTTATTTAGCTGTGGATAAAGATTCTTTACTTTCGGTTTATTTTCGGTTATAATTAAATTGTATAAAATAGCCTAGATTTTGTCAATATGCCCACTAAAAGGCAAAGAGAAATATTAGACTATATTAGTAATTATCTTAATGATAATAATTATTCCCCTACTATTGAGGAAATAGCTAGTTATTTTAATTTAGCTATTGGTACAATCCATGAACACATAGAAAATCTAAAAAATGCTGGGTATTTGAGTAAATTAACTAACCAACCAAGATCCTTAGAAGTTGGACCGGGACCTAATTTGATTGACGTTCCTCTACTGGGTTACATTGCTGCCGGTGATCCCATATTAGCTATTGAAGATAATCAAACTATTACTATTTCTAGAAATGATTTGCCCAAAAATAAAAAAGTTTTTGCCCTAAAAGTTAAGGGTGATAGTATGATTGAAGAAGGTATATTTGATGGTGATACCATTTTAGCTATTAAGCAATCATTTGCTAATAATGGAGATATGGTTATTGCCCTTATTGATGGTGAAAAAGCTACATTAAAAAAATTTTATAAAGAAAAAAATAGAATAAGATTACAACCAGCTAATCCTAGAATGAGCCCCCTTTTTCCGAGTAATATAATTATTCAAGGGAAAGTTATTAATATTATAAGAAGTTTCAATAAAATTAAAGAAAGGTCTAAAAAAGATAAAGAATTTACTGAACATACTTACAAATATGTAAATAAAACTAAATTAAAACATAGAAAATCGTTAGGTCAATATTTTACCCCTAAGACAATAAGAGAAACTTTAATTAATAAATTACCAAAAAATATTAAAAAACCTAAAGTACTTGACCCGGGTTGTGGAACCGGTGAATTCTTACTAACAGCTAATAAATATTTTAATAAACCTGAATTATATGGCTGGGATATTGATAATAAATTGGTCAATATTTCCAAGAAAATGGTACCCAAAGCTAATATTAAAAAGAATGACTCCCTTTATAATCAAGATTATAATAAATTTGATTTTGTAATTGGCAATCCTCCTTATTATGAATTTTCACCAGATAATAAAATAAAAAATAAATATAAAGAAGTTATTAATGGAAGGTTAAATATTTTTGGTCTTTTTATTTATCAAGGATTAAAGTGGTTAAAACCTGGAGGTTATTTGGCTTATGTGGTTCCTCCCTCAATGAATAACGGGGCCTACTTTTTAAAATTAAGGAAATATATTATAGAAAATTCTAATATTGAGTATTTACATATCCTTAATAATCCTAAACTTTTTGATAATGCTTTACAATCAACGATGTTATTAATTCTAAGAAAAGGTAAGAATAAAGGGGATTATATTTTTAAAAAAAATGGAATCTTAATCTTTAGTGAAAATACAAAATACCTAAATAAAGAGCTAAAAAATAAATTAACTTTAAAAGATTTAGGCTATACAGTTAAAACAGGAAGATTGGTTTGGAATCAAAATAAAAATTCACTAACCAATAAAAAAACAAAAGCTATTCCCTTAATATGGGCTCATAACATCACAGATAACGGCCTAAAATTTCCTATTATAAGTAATAAAAAGCCGCAGTATGTAAAAATTAATAATTTTGATCTGGGACCTGCTATAGTGGTAAACAGAATTACTGGCTCTGTTAAACAATCAAAAATAAAATCAGCCATAATTCCGGCAGGTATGAAATTTATAGCGGAAAATCACGTAAATGTTATTTACCCTCCTTCTAAACAAGGAAAATTAAACATAAATGATAATTTGCCTAAAGTAAAATTAACTTTAAAAGAAATTGCTGATCAATTAGCTTCAAAGAAAAAAATAAAAATTGTTAGAAGTATTACAGGAAATACACAAATATCAAAAACAGAATTAGAGAA contains:
- the lexA gene encoding transcriptional repressor LexA encodes the protein MPTKRQREILDYISNYLNDNNYSPTIEEIASYFNLAIGTIHEHIENLKNAGYLSKLTNQPRSLEVGPGPNLIDVPLLGYIAAGDPILAIEDNQTITISRNDLPKNKKVFALKVKGDSMIEEGIFDGDTILAIKQSFANNGDMVIALIDGEKATLKKFYKEKNRIRLQPANPRMSPLFPSNIIIQGKVINIIRSFNKIKERSKKDKEFTEHTYKYVNKTKLKHRKSLGQYFTPKTIRETLINKLPKNIKKPKVLDPGCGTGEFLLTANKYFNKPELYGWDIDNKLVNISKKMVPKANIKKNDSLYNQDYNKFDFVIGNPPYYEFSPDNKIKNKYKEVINGRLNIFGLFIYQGLKWLKPGGYLAYVVPPSMNNGAYFLKLRKYIIENSNIEYLHILNNPKLFDNALQSTMLLILRKGKNKGDYIFKKNGILIFSENTKYLNKELKNKLTLKDLGYTVKTGRLVWNQNKNSLTNKKTKAIPLIWAHNITDNGLKFPIISNKKPQYVKINNFDLGPAIVVNRITGSVKQSKIKSAIIPAGMKFIAENHVNVIYPPSKQGKLNINDNLPKVKLTLKEIADQLASKKKIKIVRSITGNTQISKTELENLFPIDLDKY
- a CDS encoding AbiV family abortive infection protein, producing the protein MNKKNIKKTIDGMFLVYKNAVNLYEEAKILFNNKRYSRAYVLGVISFEELGKLIMVGSEIINIINERPNSQKIFIKKYKSHINKISRSILANSKKKVTINYITRTFLSRKQKAIIMDVNKQEAFYVNYNKNKFVAPNDKRFKKKAKNILNECKNRIEKDKFIIEKSKEEWLKIFLKNAKEINNIQKKY